The following are from one region of the Longimicrobiaceae bacterium genome:
- a CDS encoding aldo/keto reductase, protein MEYRQLGSTGLSVSVLGFGGATLGDEYGPMDATEGRRAFDAAVDSGINLVDVSPYYGRTLAEERLGHYLRGKRDRVVLATKVGRYDRDPPAGFDFSAARVTRSVEESLRRLQTDVIDIFLAHDIEFAPLSRILDETVPALHRLKEQGKVRFIGVTGFPLEVLRDAVEGAELDVVLSYCHYNLLNTRLASVLAPAVQTRSMGLINASPLHMGVLSPGGPPPWHPAPSEVLEAGRQAAEWCRSRGLDLAEIALRFALGSPAHSTLVGVRTLAELQTSLRALEPDPHPEATEELRALLAPVQDREWPSGLFPGPGEPRP, encoded by the coding sequence ATGGAATACAGGCAACTCGGTTCCACCGGCCTCAGCGTGTCGGTGCTCGGCTTTGGTGGCGCGACGCTGGGCGATGAGTACGGGCCGATGGACGCGACCGAGGGACGGCGCGCCTTCGACGCGGCGGTGGACAGCGGTATCAATCTGGTCGACGTCTCACCGTACTACGGCCGGACGCTCGCGGAGGAGCGGCTCGGCCACTACCTCCGCGGAAAGCGCGACCGCGTGGTGCTCGCCACCAAGGTCGGTCGTTACGACCGCGATCCGCCGGCCGGCTTCGACTTCTCCGCCGCGCGGGTGACGCGGTCGGTGGAGGAGAGCCTGCGACGTCTGCAGACCGACGTCATCGACATCTTCCTCGCGCACGACATCGAGTTCGCTCCGCTATCCCGGATTCTCGATGAGACGGTGCCCGCGCTGCACCGGCTGAAGGAGCAGGGAAAGGTGCGCTTCATCGGGGTGACCGGCTTCCCGCTGGAGGTGCTTCGGGACGCCGTGGAGGGTGCGGAGCTCGACGTCGTGCTCTCGTACTGCCACTACAACCTCCTCAATACGCGTCTCGCGTCGGTTCTCGCGCCGGCCGTCCAGACCCGTTCTATGGGGTTGATCAACGCCTCCCCCCTACACATGGGCGTCCTCTCGCCGGGCGGCCCGCCTCCCTGGCACCCGGCTCCGTCAGAGGTGCTCGAGGCGGGTCGGCAGGCCGCCGAATGGTGCAGGAGCCGTGGTTTGGACCTCGCCGAGATCGCCCTTCGCTTCGCCCTCGGCTCCCCCGCGCACTCCACCCTGGTCGGTGTGCGAACCCTGGCCGAGCTGCAGACCAGCCTGCGCGCGCTCGAGCCGGATCCTCATCCGGAGGCCACGGAGGAGCTGCGCGCTCTCCTCGCTCCGGTGCAGGATCGCGAGTGGCCTTCGGGCCTCTTCCCGGGGCCGGGCGAGCCCCGCCCGTGA
- a CDS encoding sulfite exporter TauE/SafE family protein, whose translation MSLQLDLWQWVLAAVGAALVGLAKTGIAGLGILSVAIYATVLPARESVGILLVILVLTDFVAVSVYRRDASWSHLARLFPWAGAGVLIGFVAFGSMNDELVRTVIGGILVALTALQLFQRREGHLPIEENPNRWLVALTGLGAGFTTMIANAAGPLMILYLLAMRLPKYTFVGTAAWFFLVLNLFKVPFSIGLGLIDFDSLGLSLRMAPFAIAGALSGRWVISHMNQRMFEAAALLLTLAAGLRMLVG comes from the coding sequence GTGAGCCTCCAGCTGGATCTCTGGCAATGGGTGCTGGCCGCCGTCGGGGCGGCTTTGGTAGGCCTCGCGAAGACCGGGATCGCCGGTCTCGGCATCCTCTCGGTGGCCATCTATGCCACCGTTCTGCCCGCGCGCGAGTCGGTTGGCATCCTCCTGGTGATCCTCGTCCTCACCGATTTCGTGGCGGTAAGCGTCTATCGGCGCGACGCGAGCTGGTCCCACCTCGCTCGCCTCTTCCCCTGGGCCGGTGCGGGCGTGCTGATCGGCTTCGTGGCCTTCGGCTCGATGAACGACGAGCTGGTGCGCACGGTAATCGGGGGGATCCTGGTCGCGCTCACCGCGCTGCAGCTCTTCCAGCGGCGCGAAGGCCATCTGCCGATCGAGGAAAATCCCAACCGGTGGCTGGTGGCGCTCACCGGTCTCGGCGCCGGCTTTACCACGATGATCGCAAACGCGGCGGGGCCGCTGATGATCCTGTATCTGCTCGCCATGCGGCTGCCGAAGTACACCTTCGTGGGCACGGCTGCCTGGTTCTTCCTTGTCCTGAACCTCTTCAAGGTGCCCTTCAGCATCGGTCTGGGTCTGATCGACTTCGATTCGCTCGGACTGAGTCTCCGCATGGCGCCCTTCGCGATTGCTGGTGCGCTCTCCGGACGCTGGGTCATCAGCCACATGAACCAGCGCATGTTCGAGGCGGCGGCGCTTCTGCTGACCCTGGCCGCCGGGCTGCGGATGCTGGTCGGCTGA
- a CDS encoding potassium transporter Kup has translation MDADEGSLDGLAPQSAAPAAAAAAQSGQAHGDLLPLGLAALGIVFGDIGTSPLYAFRESFHESHGIPFTDANILGVLSLIFWALTIVICIKYLIFILRADNQGEGGILALTALVTPRRTGRRPRGRVLILMGLFGTALLYGDGVITPAISVLSAVEGLAIVTPVFRPYVVPVTIVILLVLFALQRRGTERIAKLFGPVTLLWFTTMGALGAAQVVRVPRVLTAINPLYGADFFLRNGWHGLLVLGSVFLVVTGGEALYADLGHFGIRPIRFAWFTVVFPALLLNYFGQGALLLQRPQAIQNPFFRLAPPWALMPLVVLATVATVIASQAVISGAFSLTRQAVQLGYLPRMEIEHTSPTTIGQIYIAGVNWALMIGCISLVLGFGSSSALAGAYGVAVTTDMVFATLLFTAVALIRWRWGWPRALALAAILLAVDLSFWSANIIKVPDGGWFPLVVGAVVFTMMTTWKKGRTVLAERLRKGSVSFDAFAEQLEREKFLRVPGTAVFMYSDPAATPPALLHNLKHNKVLHERVLLLSVESLDTPHVPESERIDVQALGHGLYRIVLRYGFMEDPDVPRDLTLTAKFGLEVNPRQVSYFLGRERVIASKRPGMAIWREKLFGVMNRNARNATDFFRLPPNQVVEVGAQVEM, from the coding sequence ATGGATGCTGACGAAGGCTCTCTAGATGGCTTAGCCCCGCAGAGTGCTGCGCCCGCCGCGGCCGCGGCCGCGCAGAGCGGCCAGGCGCACGGGGACCTCCTCCCTCTCGGCCTCGCCGCACTCGGGATCGTCTTCGGCGATATCGGGACCAGTCCCCTCTACGCCTTTCGCGAAAGCTTCCACGAATCGCACGGCATCCCCTTCACCGATGCCAACATCCTGGGCGTCCTCTCGCTGATCTTCTGGGCGCTGACGATCGTCATCTGCATCAAGTACCTGATCTTCATCCTGAGGGCCGACAATCAGGGCGAGGGCGGGATTCTCGCCCTCACCGCACTGGTGACGCCGCGGAGGACCGGGCGGCGCCCGCGCGGTAGGGTGCTGATACTGATGGGGCTGTTCGGGACCGCGCTCCTCTACGGCGACGGGGTGATCACGCCCGCGATCTCAGTGCTCTCGGCGGTTGAAGGGCTGGCCATCGTCACCCCGGTCTTTCGTCCATACGTGGTGCCGGTGACCATCGTGATCCTGCTCGTGCTCTTCGCTCTGCAGCGGAGGGGCACCGAGAGGATCGCGAAGCTCTTCGGACCCGTAACGTTACTCTGGTTCACCACCATGGGAGCGCTGGGGGCAGCCCAGGTCGTGCGAGTGCCGCGTGTGCTTACCGCGATCAACCCGCTATACGGGGCCGATTTCTTTCTGCGTAATGGCTGGCACGGCTTGCTGGTGCTCGGCTCGGTCTTCCTGGTGGTCACCGGAGGCGAAGCCCTATATGCCGACCTGGGGCACTTCGGCATCCGACCGATCCGGTTCGCCTGGTTCACCGTGGTTTTCCCCGCGCTCCTGCTCAACTACTTCGGGCAGGGGGCCCTCCTCCTGCAGCGGCCGCAGGCGATCCAGAATCCCTTCTTCCGACTCGCTCCGCCCTGGGCGCTGATGCCTCTGGTAGTGCTCGCCACCGTCGCCACGGTGATCGCGTCGCAGGCGGTCATTTCCGGCGCCTTCTCGCTCACCCGACAGGCGGTTCAGCTCGGTTACCTGCCGAGGATGGAGATCGAGCACACCTCGCCCACGACCATCGGCCAGATCTACATCGCCGGTGTGAACTGGGCCCTCATGATCGGGTGCATCTCGCTCGTCCTGGGCTTTGGCTCGTCCAGCGCGCTCGCCGGGGCGTACGGGGTGGCGGTCACCACCGACATGGTCTTCGCCACCCTGCTCTTCACCGCCGTGGCGCTCATTCGTTGGAGGTGGGGATGGCCGCGGGCGCTGGCCCTGGCGGCGATCCTGCTGGCGGTGGATCTCTCCTTCTGGAGCGCGAACATCATCAAGGTGCCCGATGGAGGCTGGTTTCCCCTCGTGGTGGGAGCCGTCGTCTTCACCATGATGACGACCTGGAAGAAGGGACGAACGGTGCTGGCGGAGAGGCTCCGCAAAGGCTCCGTCAGCTTCGATGCCTTCGCCGAGCAGCTGGAGAGGGAAAAGTTCCTGCGGGTGCCGGGCACCGCGGTGTTCATGTACAGCGACCCCGCGGCAACACCTCCCGCCCTCCTGCATAACCTGAAGCACAACAAGGTCCTGCACGAGCGGGTGCTGCTGCTCTCCGTCGAGTCGCTGGATACGCCGCACGTTCCCGAGAGCGAGCGCATCGACGTGCAGGCGCTCGGCCACGGGCTGTATCGCATTGTCCTGCGTTACGGCTTCATGGAGGATCCCGATGTTCCGCGTGACCTGACACTCACGGCGAAGTTCGGGCTGGAGGTGAACCCGAGACAGGTGAGCTATTTCCTCGGGCGCGAGCGGGTGATCGCCTCCAAGCGGCCGGGCATGGCGATCTGGAGGGAGAAACTTTTCGGGGTGATGAACCGCAACGCCCGCAACGCCACCGACTTCTTCCGGCTGCCGCCGAACCAGGTGGTCGAGGTGGGAGCGCAGGTCGAGATGTAA
- a CDS encoding BNR repeat-containing protein, whose translation MLILPFRRSLVLLFCATAALSCTSRTPPSNDRGVHLSEIGLGWAQSSVNAVVFRQSSVVSHGDLQYAAYYDPEGRLVLARRRLGSDDWERHVTEYRGNVRDAHNAISIAVDGEGYLHVAWDHHGQPLNYARAKAPGSLELAERSPMTGQYESQVTYPGFYHLPDGDLLFLYRDGASGRGDVLLNRYDVRRGTWIPVQHPLIDGEGERNAYFNQLVVDRRGRWHLSWTWRESPDVASNHDVLYAYSDDEGRTWRRSSGEPYRLPITAASAEVAWQVPQGSELINQTSMAVDAEGRPLVATYWREPGEDVPQYRLLWHDGQEWRMSQIGTRTLPFRLSGGGTKRIPISRPQVVAGNDGVVHVIFRDEERGGGISIATSRSPERDDWVIEDVWRSPVGLWEPSYDPTLWTRENRLHLFYQIVGQGDGETLEAIEPQMAGVLEIGR comes from the coding sequence ATGCTGATCCTGCCGTTCCGCCGGTCGTTGGTCCTTCTCTTCTGCGCGACCGCCGCGCTCTCCTGCACCAGCCGAACGCCACCCTCCAACGATCGGGGGGTCCACCTCTCCGAGATTGGCCTGGGCTGGGCGCAATCCTCGGTCAACGCCGTCGTCTTCCGCCAGAGCAGCGTGGTCAGCCATGGCGACCTGCAGTACGCGGCCTACTACGACCCGGAAGGCCGCCTGGTGCTGGCCCGTCGTCGGTTGGGAAGTGATGACTGGGAGCGGCACGTCACGGAGTACCGAGGTAACGTTCGCGACGCCCACAACGCCATCAGCATCGCGGTGGACGGCGAGGGCTACCTGCACGTCGCCTGGGACCATCACGGGCAGCCGCTGAACTACGCGCGCGCGAAGGCGCCCGGCTCCCTGGAGCTGGCGGAGCGCTCCCCCATGACCGGGCAGTACGAGAGTCAGGTCACCTACCCCGGCTTCTACCACCTTCCCGACGGCGATCTCCTCTTCCTGTATCGGGATGGCGCCTCGGGGAGGGGCGACGTGCTGTTGAACCGGTACGACGTCCGGCGTGGGACCTGGATTCCCGTGCAACATCCACTCATCGACGGAGAGGGGGAGAGAAACGCCTACTTCAACCAGCTCGTGGTCGACCGGCGGGGTCGCTGGCACCTCAGCTGGACCTGGCGTGAATCCCCTGACGTCGCATCCAACCACGACGTGCTCTACGCATACTCGGACGACGAGGGACGCACCTGGCGGCGCTCCTCCGGCGAGCCGTACAGGCTACCGATCACCGCGGCGTCGGCGGAGGTGGCGTGGCAGGTTCCCCAGGGGAGTGAGCTGATCAACCAGACGTCGATGGCGGTGGATGCGGAGGGGAGACCTCTGGTGGCGACCTACTGGCGTGAACCGGGGGAGGACGTGCCGCAGTATCGCCTGCTCTGGCACGACGGCCAGGAGTGGAGAATGAGCCAGATCGGCACACGCACCCTTCCGTTTCGGCTGAGCGGCGGAGGGACCAAGCGCATTCCGATCTCACGTCCGCAGGTCGTCGCCGGAAACGATGGCGTCGTGCATGTGATCTTCCGGGACGAGGAGCGCGGGGGCGGAATCTCCATCGCGACCTCGCGATCTCCCGAGCGGGACGACTGGGTGATCGAGGATGTCTGGCGCTCGCCGGTAGGGTTGTGGGAGCCCAGCTACGATCCGACGCTCTGGACGAGGGAGAACCGGCTGCACCTGTTCTATCAGATCGTCGGCCAGGGGGACGGGGAAACGCTGGAGGCGATCGAGCCCCAGATGGCCGGCGTTCTCGAGATCGGGCGGTAG
- the proC gene encoding pyrroline-5-carboxylate reductase — protein MGEGSIDGQIVEDSNAAQAGAEQPVEVRPARLADVPAITQLLAGFARQGMVRDRTAEDVKRDIGGFLVAEAGGRVVGSVALRIHSPSLYEIASLSVAEGFHGRGIGSRLIQAAVLRAHARGVRRVFAFTMRVRLFEQLGFRVAPVTDFPQKLATDYGGTAIAAGHKSAVVLDLEASRADWLKPGSTTTRRGGGLVSAAAKTGADILPIDRSVSSMNEVDRTRHPTIAILGGGNLGRALAMGWTEAGYCTPDRIRITRRHPEKLTYFAEVGFHVGSDNREAVRESDIIVLAVQPQQIAELLEEIRSEIDPERHRIISVVSGVSIRQLREPLGTTAPIIRAMPNTAVSIGESMTCLASQDPSDPVLAEAQELFDLVGRTVVIPENMMIPATALCACGIAFFLRAIRAASQGGIEIGFHPEEALLLAAQTAKGAASLLLSQGRHPESEIDQVTTPRGCTIAGLNEMEHQGFSSAMIKGILLSASKAETLYAE, from the coding sequence GTGGGCGAGGGCAGTATTGACGGGCAGATCGTCGAAGATTCGAATGCCGCGCAGGCGGGAGCGGAACAACCGGTCGAGGTGCGACCCGCCCGCCTCGCAGACGTGCCTGCCATCACCCAGTTGCTCGCTGGCTTCGCGCGGCAGGGCATGGTCCGCGACCGCACCGCCGAGGATGTCAAGCGGGACATCGGTGGCTTCCTCGTAGCGGAGGCAGGGGGTCGAGTGGTCGGAAGCGTGGCCCTTCGCATTCACTCGCCCTCCCTGTACGAAATCGCGTCGCTCTCGGTGGCCGAAGGTTTCCACGGTCGCGGGATCGGAAGCCGTCTCATTCAGGCGGCGGTGCTGCGTGCACACGCCCGCGGCGTTCGGCGAGTCTTCGCCTTCACCATGCGCGTGCGGCTGTTCGAGCAGCTGGGGTTCCGGGTGGCGCCGGTCACCGACTTTCCTCAGAAGCTCGCCACCGATTACGGCGGCACCGCTATCGCCGCAGGGCACAAATCGGCGGTGGTTCTCGACCTGGAGGCCTCGCGGGCAGACTGGCTCAAACCCGGGAGCACCACGACCAGACGCGGCGGTGGCTTGGTGAGCGCGGCCGCTAAGACTGGAGCGGATATCCTACCCATAGATCGGAGTGTCTCGAGCATGAATGAAGTGGATCGCACCAGGCATCCCACCATCGCCATCCTCGGCGGGGGGAACCTTGGACGGGCCCTGGCGATGGGCTGGACGGAGGCAGGCTACTGCACGCCGGACCGCATCCGGATCACGCGCCGGCACCCGGAGAAGCTCACCTACTTCGCGGAAGTCGGCTTCCACGTCGGCTCGGACAACCGCGAGGCGGTACGCGAGTCCGATATCATCGTGCTGGCGGTGCAGCCCCAGCAGATCGCCGAGCTCCTGGAGGAGATCCGCTCCGAGATCGACCCCGAGCGCCACCGCATCATCTCGGTCGTATCCGGCGTGAGCATCCGCCAGCTGCGCGAGCCCCTCGGGACCACCGCCCCCATCATTCGGGCAATGCCCAACACGGCGGTCTCGATTGGCGAGTCGATGACCTGTCTCGCCAGCCAGGATCCGTCCGACCCGGTTCTGGCGGAAGCCCAGGAGCTCTTCGATCTGGTCGGTCGAACGGTGGTGATCCCCGAGAACATGATGATCCCGGCCACCGCGCTGTGTGCCTGCGGGATCGCCTTCTTCCTGCGCGCTATCCGCGCCGCCTCGCAGGGCGGAATCGAGATCGGCTTCCATCCTGAGGAGGCGCTGCTCCTGGCCGCCCAGACCGCCAAGGGAGCCGCCTCTCTGCTGCTGAGCCAGGGCCGGCACCCGGAGTCGGAGATCGACCAGGTGACCACCCCGCGCGGCTGCACCATCGCCGGACTGAACGAGATGGAGCACCAGGGCTTCAGCTCGGCGATGATCAAGGGGATCCTGCTGTCCGCCAGCAAGGCCGAGACGTTGTACGCGGAATAG
- the sugE gene encoding quaternary ammonium compound efflux SMR transporter SugE → MAWVILFIAGLLEVGWAVGLKYTEGFTRPWPTLFTAVALVGSMAMLGLAVRTLPLGTAYAIWTGIGTVGTAILGMVLFGEPATAVRLVCIGLIVSGIIGLKLVGGA, encoded by the coding sequence ATGGCCTGGGTCATCCTCTTCATTGCCGGGCTGCTGGAGGTGGGCTGGGCGGTGGGCCTGAAATACACGGAGGGGTTCACCCGACCGTGGCCGACCCTCTTCACTGCGGTTGCCCTGGTGGGGAGCATGGCGATGCTCGGCCTCGCCGTACGCACGCTCCCTCTCGGCACCGCTTACGCCATCTGGACGGGAATCGGTACGGTGGGGACGGCGATCCTGGGAATGGTGCTCTTTGGAGAGCCCGCGACGGCGGTACGGCTGGTCTGCATCGGGCTGATCGTTTCCGGTATCATCGGGCTGAAGCTGGTCGGTGGGGCCTAG
- a CDS encoding peroxiredoxin, with amino-acid sequence MTFNRVLSVAAVAVLALGFASSPAAAQEAELRSLEVGDVAPDFSGLADNGEIWNSKEQRNGKILVVYFYPAAMTAGCTTQACLFRDNRTKLLEMGAEVVGVSGDRVANLKAFKGTNRLNFPLLSDTAGVIARAFGVPTREGGSITREVNGEEITLTRDLTTARWTFIIGRDGRIVYKATDVDPAGDPAEVIAAIERLNQG; translated from the coding sequence ATGACGTTCAATAGGGTGCTGTCGGTGGCGGCCGTCGCGGTTCTCGCGCTTGGCTTCGCGAGCTCGCCGGCCGCGGCGCAGGAGGCCGAGCTCCGTTCGCTGGAGGTGGGCGACGTGGCCCCCGACTTCTCGGGACTCGCCGACAACGGTGAAATCTGGAACAGCAAGGAGCAGCGGAACGGCAAGATCCTCGTCGTCTACTTCTATCCCGCGGCCATGACGGCTGGTTGCACCACGCAGGCCTGCCTCTTCCGCGACAATCGCACGAAGCTCCTGGAGATGGGAGCCGAGGTGGTGGGCGTGAGTGGTGATCGGGTCGCTAACCTCAAGGCATTCAAGGGGACCAACCGCCTCAACTTCCCGCTCCTGTCCGACACCGCTGGGGTCATCGCGCGCGCTTTCGGGGTGCCGACCCGCGAGGGGGGAAGCATCACCCGCGAAGTGAACGGAGAGGAGATCACGCTTACTCGCGACCTGACGACGGCGCGCTGGACCTTCATCATCGGTCGCGATGGCCGCATCGTCTACAAGGCCACGGACGTCGACCCGGCCGGCGATCCGGCAGAGGTCATTGCCGCGATCGAACGGCTGAACCAGGGCTGA